The DNA region ATCGATCGACGGGAAGATGTCCACGTTCATGAGGTTGAAGGAGAGGACGCCCAGGACGAGCATCAGCAGCGCCATCACGGCGACGGAGAGCGGCCGGCGAAGCGCGAGGCGAACAATCCACATAAGGTGCGCCGAAGACCGTAGTTAAGTTCGCGGTCGTGGCAAAGGGCGATGATAACACATAATCAGCGAGCGCGATTTTCAAAATATGGGACGGCGCCGAGCAAGGCAAGTTTCAGTGGCTGAACGGAGGAATTCATATAGTCAGTGGCGAAAGCCCAGCCGCTGCGCCTGAGTAAGGAAGAAAAGATGCGGACGGCGTGCGCGCTCTACGGCACTGGGGCGGCGCCGAGCAGGCCGGCAGCCTCATCGTAGCCGAGCATCAGGTTCATGTTCTGGATCGCCTGACCCGAGGCGCCTTTGCCGAGGTTGTCGATCGCGGTTATCACGAGCAGGGTTTCACTGCGCCGATCGAGGATGAACGCCAACTCGCAGAAATTGGTGGCGCGCACGTTGCGCAGCTCGGGCAGTTCTCCCGGTTTGAGGATGCGCACGAACCGCGACTTGGCAAAGCTCGCCTCGAAGGCGGCGTGGACGTCGCTCTCGGTCGTGCCCGCGCGCGGGCGCATAAAGATCGAGCTGAGCAGGCCGCGGGTGATCGGCAGCAGATGCGGCACGAACAACAGCGCGATGTCGCGGCCGAGCGCGGCGGAGATTTCCTGCTCCATCTCGGGGACGTGGCGATGGTTGCCGACCTTGTAGGCGCGGAAATTCTCGTTGACTTCGGCGAACAGCTGCTCGATCGACGCAGCCCGGCGCGCGCCGGTCGTGCCCGACTTCGCGTCGATGATTATCGACGACGGCTCGATCAAGTCGCGTCGGATGAGCGGCAACAGCGCGAGCAGCGCGCCGGTCGGAAAGCATCCGGGCGTCGCCACCAGGCGCGCCTCGCGAAGCTCATGCCGATGGAATTCGCTTAGCCCGTAAACCGCCTCCGCGAGCAGTTGCGGCGCGGGATGTTCGATGCCGTAAGTGGCGCGGAACTGTGCCGCATCCTTGAACCGGAAATCCGCCGACAGGTCCACTACCTTGAGGCCGGCCTTGATTAGTTCAGCGGTATGCACGGTGCCAACCGTCTCG from Candidatus Binatus sp. includes:
- the argC gene encoding N-acetyl-gamma-glutamyl-phosphate reductase; amino-acid sequence: MATHDKVKVAVVGASGYSGIEAVRILASHPFVELSVLTSEHYAGREVADVYRHMAGIDLPPFEELRPDLVQDRAEVVLSCLPETVGTVHTAELIKAGLKVVDLSADFRFKDAAQFRATYGIEHPAPQLLAEAVYGLSEFHRHELREARLVATPGCFPTGALLALLPLIRRDLIEPSSIIIDAKSGTTGARRAASIEQLFAEVNENFRAYKVGNHRHVPEMEQEISAALGRDIALLFVPHLLPITRGLLSSIFMRPRAGTTESDVHAAFEASFAKSRFVRILKPGELPELRNVRATNFCELAFILDRRSETLLVITAIDNLGKGASGQAIQNMNLMLGYDEAAGLLGAAPVP